One genomic region from Lineus longissimus chromosome 6, tnLinLong1.2, whole genome shotgun sequence encodes:
- the LOC135489447 gene encoding uncharacterized protein LOC135489447 gives MHRRGLDLLADAADRQTTMFLQQESRRLADELQHMQTQLQALSDSRQRATRASRDWISSRWASTPIPPQPNFSSVGATCSKARCTMPTAEATAHAVDINTGIDPPQCRTPPVLPARDPSPTNHEKSADSGFDLSKAISTLADVLVRRGEGLPKKEPEVFKGDIFSYPSWKNSFNVLVEGRYPSAMDRLYYLGRYTAGDAKRCIKGLLDLNTCEAYAKAKQILEERFGDRLKLSENFRNRLDKWPSVKPGDGKGMQELSDFLCECETAMTSLSNLSILNDAIEQRRVIDKLPRFMQERWLTVVDKWRFGADRDGSGQVVNDSYPPFSRLVQFVKKHARIMSNPILDRSSSAPTKSVVSVKPAQRSSFATGTETITEKATGPTKCVLCPKDNTHAIDSCVKFKNMSLSDRKEAVKKHGLCLGCLKWGHRVRDCKSKHKCKTCSRAHPTLLHDDSFKPVESTVHCTESSDVGSECLHTMIVPVYVYHVDDPSREVLVYTLLDDQSDTCFVSESVLEGIDKRGDSTYLKINTVLAEGVVPAERVTGLMVRGFGESAKISLPVVFSRKGIGACRSQIPRQTSAKQWRHLKGVAPKIMPYREDIEIGMLIGQNCARAIRPRQIVAGGEDDPYGVKTALGWGVVGRMDKLGSRLANSQDRFVYRTRTKEINPSDILQVLGQDFADTNDVDSHSLSVEDRLFIEKVSSGIKLRDDGHFEIPLPFREDQVRLPNNRVMAMKRTQSLKARIRKDAKYGEEYVKFMSKLIDAGQAERVPENELDLDNGSVWYIPHHMVSHPHKEGKYRVVFDCAASYQGEALNGHLLRGPDLINNLVGVLARFRKEEVAFTCDVQGMFLQVVVPPRHRNYLRFLWWEDGDVSKEPVDYRCTVHLFGATSSANCANYALKATAERFKDDYEPQVATFFNRNFYVDDGATSVLTTSQAISLALGSVSMAGKGGFTLHKILCNNKEVLKHIPNQYLSENLQCLELGNTQLPVEKTLGVVWCVESDMLRFRVEIKDKPLTRRGLLSTVSSIYDPLGLISPFILTGKRILKELCLSGSSWDDPLPDNVRNEWERWRTELLELPKVSIPRCYRAGTLEGPVTNVELHHFSDACFSGYGQCSYVRLEDATGNCTTSLVMAKSRVTPAKAVTIPRLELTAALLSARVGKFLGKELDYDQIEHFYYTDSMVVLGYVNNESRNFHIFVANRVQEIRDLTNIANWRHVDTAQNPADIASRGMNVSELSASRLWWQGPEFLVSGPVPTLPECPVVKDDPELKKFVFKTDVVPVPEVPDMESRFANFSSLLKLKRAMAVSMKYARKLKNKDPDTCPPVTTDDLKQAEDQIIRLVQGKAYPEELASLSKGTRSAVKAGSKIAPLDPFLDDKGIIRVGGRLSRSSMSYEVKHPVLIPRTCHLASLIVKRFHQKVGHSGRGMTLNSIRQAGFWIVNARSIVAKFIMGCVCCRKLRGNPCVQKMSDLPTDRLEPAAPFSYAAVDLFGPFTVKSGRSEPKRWGVMFTCLASRAIHIETANQLTTDSFLNAYRRCVSRRGKIRFLRCDRGSNFVGGQNQLLAALQEMDRDKIKHELLKDDCDWVDFEMNFPVSSHMGGVWERMIGAARKVLSALLMGTGAQLDDELLRTLLCEVEYIVNSRPLTVVDSASADLEPLSPIQLLTLKSQVVKPPPGKFVKQDIYSKKRWRCVQALANQFWERWRGEFLVMLQPRKKWLSQQRNLEPGDVVMLVEEGQPRCAWPLARVTKVCPSQDKLVRKVEIFVGKTKSLLDRPVHKLILLVKNRDNPVEESETLE, from the coding sequence CCATCCTGGAAAAATTCATTTAATGTGTTGGTTGAGGGCAGATACCCATCAGCTATGGACAGATTGTACTATCTCGGTCGTTACACTGCAGGAGATGCAAAGCGTTGCATTAAAGGCCTGCTTGATTTGAACACCTGTGAAGCATATGCTAAGGCAAAGCAGATTCTCGAAGAGCGTTTCGGAGATCGGTTGAAGTTGTCTGAGAACTTTCGTAATCGCTTAGACAAGTGGCCGTCAGTCAAGCCTGGTGACGGTAAAGGCATGCAGGAGCTATCGGATTTCTTGTGCGAGTGTGAGACGGCTATGaccagtttgtcaaatctgaGTATTTTGAATGACGCGATTGAGCAACGCCGTGTGATAGACAAGTTACCTCGTTTTATGCAAGAAAGGTGGCTCACAGTTGTGGATAAATGGAGATTTGGAGCTGATAGGGACGGGTCCGGCCAGGTTGTGAACGACTCATATCCACCATTTTCCAGACTTGTACAGTTTGTAAAGAAACACGCGCGAATCATGTCAAATCCAATCCTGGATAGGTCGTCCAGCGCACCTACCAAATCCGTTGTTAGTGTGAAACCTGCGCAGAGATCCAGCTTCGCTACCGGAACAGAAACTATAACTGAAAAGGCCACAGGGCCAACAAAGTGTGTGCTCTGTCCAAAGGACAACACTCATGCAATTGACTCATGTGTGAAATTCAAGAATATGTCTCTTAGTGATAGAAAGGAAGCCGTAAAGAAGCATGGGTTGTGCCTGGGGTGCCTTAAATGGGGTCATCGGGTTAGGGACTGCAAAAGCAAGCATAAATGCAAAACCTGCTCTCGTGCCCACCCCACGCTTCTTCACGACGACtctttcaaacctgttgaatctACTGTGCATTGTACAGAGTCAAGTGATGTGGGCTCAGAATGTCTGCACACTATGATTGTGCCAGTGTATGTGTATCATGTAGACGACCCCTCGCGGGAGGTGTTGGTTTACACATTGTTGGATGATCAATCTGACACTTGTTTCGTATCTGAGTCAGTGCTGGAGGGCAttgataagagaggtgatagcaCCTATCTCAAAATCAACACAGTGTTGGCAGAAGGTGTTGTGCCAGCTGAGCGGGTGACAGGCCTCATGGTCCGGGGTTTTGGtgaatctgcaaaaataagccTCCCTGTAGTCTTTTCGCGTAAAGGCATCGGTGCCTGCCGCTCACAGATACCGCGTCAAACCAGCGCGAAACAGTGGCGCCACCTCAAAGGGGTGGCACCTAAGATTATGCCATACCGTGAGGATATCGAGATTGGCATGTTGATCGGTCAAAATTGCGCGCGCGCCATCAGGCCAAGGCAGATTGTCGCTGGGGGAGAAGATGATCCGTATGGTGTTAAAACGGCGCTAGGTTGGGGCGTGGTTGGCAGGATGGATAAATTAGGGTCAAGGCTTGCTAATTCACAAGATCGTTTCGTGTACAGAACTCGTACAAAAGAAATTAACCCCTCTGATATTTTGCAGGTACTCGGCCAAGACTTTGCCGATACTAATGATGTTGATTCTCATTCTCTATCTGTTGAAGACAGGTTGTTCATTGAAAAGGTTTCCAGTGGCATCAAACTCCGTGATGATGGACACTTTGAAATTCCCCTCCCGTTTCGTGAGGATCAGGTGAGACTTCCTAACAACCGAGTGATGGCTATGAAGCGTACGCAGAGTCTCAAGGCGAGGATTAGAAAGGATGCTAAGTATGGTGAAGAATATGTGAAATTCATGAGTAAGCTCATAGATGCCGGCCAGGCTGAGAGAGTGCCAGAAAACGAATTAGATCTGGACAATGGTTCTGTATGGTACATTCCCCATCACATGGTCTCACATCCTCACAAGGAGGGTAAGTATAGGGTCGTGTTTGATTGCGCCGCGTCCTATCAAGGAGAGGCATTAAATGGCCATTTGCTCCGGGGACCGGATTTAATAAACAATCTTGTCGGTGTCCTGGCCCGCTTCAGGAAGGAAGAAGTGGCATTCACGTGTGATGTCCAGGGTATGTTTCTACAGGTGGTCGTGCCCCCCCGCCACAGAAATTATTTGCGATTTCTGTGGTGGGAGGACGGCGATGTCAGCAAGGAGCCAGTTGATTACAGGTGTACTGTGCATCTATTTGGCGCGACCTCGTCTGCAAATTGCGCAAACTATGCCCTAAAGGCAACAGCTGAGAGATTCAAGGACGACTACGAGCCCCAGGTGGCGACTTTCTTTAACAGGAATTTCTATGTAGATGATGGGGCCACCTCCGTTTTGACAACAAGTCAGGCTATTAGCCTAGCTTTGGGCTCTGTGAGTATGGCTGGGAAGGGAGGGTTCACCCTTCACAAGATACTTTGCAACAATAAAGAGGTGTTGAAACATATTCCCAATCAATACTTGTCAGAGAACCTCCAATGTCTTGAGCTTGGTAATACTCAACTACCTGTTGAAAAGACTctaggagttgtgtggtgtgtTGAATCTGACATGCTACGATTTAGGGTGGAGATCAAAGACAAGCCATTGACCAGACGTGGCTTGTTATCCACCGTCAGTTCCATCTATGATCCCCTTGGTCTAATATCGCCTTTCATACTTACAGGAAAACGAATTCTGAAGGAGTTGTGTTTGAGTGGTTCTTCCTGGGACGACCCTCTTCCTGACAATGTAAGGAACGAGTGGGAAAGATGGAGGACCGAGCTGCTAGAATTGCCCAAGGTTTCCATTCCTAGGTGTTATCGGGCTGGCACGCTTGAAGGGCCGGTGACTAATGTCGAGCTACATCATTTCAGTGATGCTTGCTTCTCTGGGTATGGTCAGTGCAGTTATGTTCGGCTTGAAGACGCTACCGGTAACTGCACTACTTCTCTGGTGATGGCCAAGTCGAGGGTTACTCCTGCCAAAGCTGTGACAATTCCCAGGCTGGAGTTAACTGCGGCACTCCTGTCAGCTAGGGTTGGTAAGTTCCTTGGCAAAGAACTAGATTATGACCAGATAGAACATTTCTACTATACTGATAGCATGGTTGTGCTTGGCTATGTGAATAATGAAAGcagaaattttcacatttttgttgCAAATAGGGTGCAGGAAATTAGAGACTTGACTAACATAGCCAATTGGAGACATGTTGACACTGCGCAGAATCCTGCTGACATAGCATCACGTGGCATGAATGTTTCTGAGCTTTCAGCTAGCCGCCTTTGGTGGCAGGGCCCAGAATTTCTCGTTTCAGGACCAGTGCCGACCCTTCCTGAATGTCCAGTGGTGAAAGATGACCCTGAGCTGAAGAAGTTCGTGTTCAAGACAGATGTTGTTCCTGTACCAGAGGTGCCTGACATGGAAAGCAGGTTCGCCAACTTCTCCTCTCTGTTGAAACTGAAGAGGGCCATGGCTGTGAGCATGAAGTATGCCAGGAAATTGAAGAACAAGGATCCTGACACTTGTCCTCCAGTCACTACTGATGACCTGAAGCAGGCAGAGGATCAGATAATAAGGTTAGTCCAAGGTAAGGCGTATCCTGAAGAGCTAGCATCCCTGAGCAAAGGGACTAGATCTGCTGTCAAAGCTGGCAGCAAAATTGCGCCATTGGATCCCTTCCTGGATGATAAGGGGATTATTAGAGTTGGTGGTCGCCTGAGTCGATCATCCATGTCATATGAAGTCAAGCATCCAGTCTTGATTCCGCGTACTTGTCACTTAGCTAGCTTGATAGTTAAACGTTTCCACCAGAAGGTTGGTCATTCCGGTAGAGGAATGACGTTAAACAGTATCAGACAGGCTGGGTTTTGGATTGTAAATGCCCGGTCGATAGTTGCTAAGTTCATCATGGGCTGTGTGTGTTGTAGAAAGCTTCGGGGAAACCCCTGTGTTCAAAAAATGTCTGACCTGCCTACCGACCGCTTGGAGCCAGCCGCCCCCTTCAGCTATGCTGCCGTTGATCTATTTGGCCCTTTCACTGTCAAGTCCGGTCGTAGCGAACCCAAGCGTTGGGGTGTTATGTTCACGTGTCTGGCCAGTCGTGCGATTCATATCGAGACCGCAAATCAATTGACCACAGATTCATTTCTCAATGCGTACCGCCGATGTGTGAGTAGACGTGGCAAAATCCGATTTTTGCGATGCGATCGTGGTTCGAACTTCGTAGGTGGACAGAATCAATTGTTAGCAGCGTTGCAGGAAATGGATCGCGATAAGATCAAGCATGAGTTGCTGAAAGACGATTGTGACTGGGTTGATTTCGAAATGAACTTTCCTGTGAGCAGTCACATGGGCGGTGTATGGGAACGAATGATTGGCGCAGCGCGTAAGGTGTTGTCTGCTCTGCTCATGGGCACAGGAGCTCAGCTTGATGACGAGTTGTTACGTACATTACTCTGCGAGGTTGAGTACATAGTTAACTCGCGCCCGTTAACAGTTGTAGATTCCGCTTCTGCGGACCTAGAGCCCCTGTCACCAATTCAGCTGCTTACCCTGAAATCTCAGGTGGTGAAGCCACCGCCGGGCAAGTTCGTTAAACAGGACATATACTCTAAGAAAAGGTGGCGTTGTGTACAGGCTCTTGCTAACCAATTTTGGGAGCGTTGGCGTGGCGAATTTTTGGTAATGCTGCAGCCTAGGAAGAAATGGCTCAGCCAGCAGAGAAATCTTGAGCCTGGTGATGTTGTAATGCTCGTAGAAGAGGGCCAGCCTAGATGCGCATGGCCTCTGGCTCGTGTTACAAAGGTGTGTCCTAGTCAGGACAAGTTGGTCAGAAAGGTTGAAATTTTTGTTGGGAAAACCAAATCCCTGTTGGATAGACCAGTACATAAGTTGATCCTCCTGGTAAAGAACCGGGACAATCCTGTTGAGGAGAGTGAAACTCTGGAGTAG